TGGCATGGTTCAGGATCGGGTGATTGCCGCCGTGATGGCCGAACTTCAGCTTGTAGGTCTTGCCGCCGAGCGCCAGGCCGAAGACCTGGTGGCCCAGGCAGATGCCAAAGAGCGGCGTCTTGCCCTTGAGCTTCCGCACGTTCTCGATGACGTAGTCCAGCGGCTCGGGGTCACCGGGGCCGTTCGAGAAGAAGACGCCATCGGGATTCAGCGCCAGCACCTCTTCCGCCGAGGTGCGTGCCGGAACTACCGTCACGCGGCAGCCCTCGCGTGTCAGCATCCGCAGGATGTTGGCCTTGATGCCGAAGTCGTACGCCACCACATGCTTCAGCGGAAGGTTCTCCGCCGCGGGCAGCAGCTTATCGCCGGTCTGGTTACGCGGCTCCGCGTCCGACCACTCGTAAATCTTCTTGGTGCTCACGACCGAAGCCAGATCGGTCCCATCCATCTTGCGAATGGCCCTGGCCTTGGCTACCAGCGCCGCCTCGTCGAGCGACTCGCCCGACGCGATCACGCCGCGCATCACGCCGAAGGCCCGCAGGTGCCGCACCACCGCCCGCGTGTCCACCTCCGCGATCACCGGAACGCCGTTGCGCTCCAGGTACTCGTCGGCGACCTCGGTCGAGCGCCAGTTCGAGCTGATGGGCGAGAACTCCCGTGTCACCAGCCCTTCGATATAGGGTTTGGTCGCCTCGGCATCAGAGGGCGTGGTGCCATAGTTGCCGATATGAGGATTGGTTAG
This is a stretch of genomic DNA from Granulicella sp. WH15. It encodes these proteins:
- the carA gene encoding glutamine-hydrolyzing carbamoyl-phosphate synthase small subunit, which produces MQAILALEDGRIFRGKGYGARAECSGEVVFNTSLTGYQEIFTDPSYAGQIVVLTNPHIGNYGTTPSDAEATKPYIEGLVTREFSPISSNWRSTEVADEYLERNGVPVIAEVDTRAVVRHLRAFGVMRGVIASGESLDEAALVAKARAIRKMDGTDLASVVSTKKIYEWSDAEPRNQTGDKLLPAAENLPLKHVVAYDFGIKANILRMLTREGCRVTVVPARTSAEEVLALNPDGVFFSNGPGDPEPLDYVIENVRKLKGKTPLFGICLGHQVFGLALGGKTYKLKFGHHGGNHPILNHATGKVEITAQNHNYNVDPASLPDDVERTHTNLNDQTLAGLKHKTDPMFSVQYHPEASPGPHDSHYLFRDFRKMMDEWKK